In Streptomyces sp. NBC_00433, a single genomic region encodes these proteins:
- a CDS encoding LLM class flavin-dependent oxidoreductase, translating into MSAPRFGLRLPPCAPAREVADFARRAEAEGLDTVWIPDSQFLWHDVWTTAALVADRTEHIGIGVAVTNFETRHIAVTANAVASVDDISGGRVKVAFGTGDSSVKTIGKRPTPLHRMRENIALLRGLLRGEEASWPGPYGERPMRLRRHAAREVPVYMAASGPKALALAGEVADGVILAAGTAPPLVERGTGFIRAGAERAGRTLADLDVVLAAHTLVTQDEADAVRQVKPLCLAMAQLGAGAALRAVGIDIEVPDVVEGVYPDITHAESWDLAVAIADRYIGDDDAERFASHLTLAGTPGQLGKRVDAAMGVGIESFYLLGPSSYQLPHNQLDAFASTFARHDR; encoded by the coding sequence ATGAGCGCCCCCCGGTTCGGCCTGCGCCTGCCGCCCTGCGCGCCCGCCCGTGAGGTCGCCGACTTCGCCCGGCGGGCCGAGGCCGAGGGCCTCGACACGGTGTGGATCCCCGACTCGCAGTTCCTGTGGCACGACGTGTGGACCACCGCGGCCCTGGTCGCCGACCGCACCGAGCACATCGGCATCGGCGTCGCGGTCACCAACTTCGAGACCCGCCACATCGCGGTCACCGCCAATGCCGTCGCGTCCGTCGACGACATCTCCGGCGGCCGGGTCAAGGTCGCCTTCGGCACCGGCGACAGCTCGGTGAAGACCATCGGGAAGCGGCCCACCCCGCTGCACCGGATGCGCGAGAACATCGCGCTGCTGCGCGGCCTGCTGCGCGGCGAGGAGGCCAGCTGGCCGGGCCCGTACGGCGAGCGGCCGATGCGGCTGCGCCGGCACGCGGCCCGCGAGGTGCCGGTCTACATGGCGGCCAGCGGCCCCAAGGCGCTCGCGCTCGCCGGCGAGGTCGCCGACGGCGTGATCCTCGCCGCGGGCACCGCACCGCCGCTGGTCGAACGCGGCACCGGCTTCATCCGCGCCGGGGCCGAGCGCGCCGGCCGCACCCTGGCCGACCTCGACGTCGTGCTGGCCGCGCACACCCTGGTCACCCAGGACGAGGCCGACGCCGTCCGCCAGGTCAAGCCGCTGTGCCTGGCCATGGCCCAGCTCGGCGCCGGGGCCGCGCTGCGCGCGGTCGGCATCGACATCGAGGTGCCCGACGTGGTCGAGGGCGTCTACCCCGACATCACCCACGCGGAGAGCTGGGACCTCGCCGTCGCGATCGCCGACCGCTACATCGGCGACGACGACGCCGAGCGCTTCGCGTCCCACCTGACGCTGGCCGGCACCCCCGGCCAGCTCGGCAAGCGCGTGGACGCCGCCATGGGTGTCGGCATCGAGTCCTTCTACCTGCTCGGCCCGTCCTCCTACCAGTTGCCGCACAACCAGCTCGACGCCTTCGCGTCGACCTTCGCCCGGCACGACCGATAG
- a CDS encoding alpha/beta fold hydrolase — translation MRRAYADVPAGQIHYVEEGEGKPVLMLHQSPRSWTEFRDVVPLLGRTHRAIAMDTLGYGASSAPLPPADGPLVESVEAYADGVVQLLDALGIERASLVGHHTGGVIAVEVAAVHPDRVEKIVLSCTPLVDAEGRTQRPRVDHAEVHEDGDHLLELWRARQPYYPPGRPDLLEAFIVDALTAGTRRHEGHAAVARYEMETRLPRLRCPVMAVGAPGDVAYGDLPRWAAAVPGIRIEEIKGGMVPLPDHLPEEFTDVVRDFLDAA, via the coding sequence ATGCGCCGCGCGTATGCCGATGTTCCGGCAGGCCAGATCCATTATGTCGAGGAGGGCGAAGGCAAGCCGGTGCTGATGCTGCACCAGTCGCCCCGCTCCTGGACGGAATTCCGCGATGTGGTGCCGCTGCTCGGGCGCACCCACCGCGCGATAGCCATGGACACCCTCGGCTACGGCGCCTCCTCCGCCCCCCTGCCCCCCGCCGACGGCCCCCTGGTGGAGTCCGTCGAGGCCTACGCCGACGGCGTCGTCCAACTGCTCGACGCCCTCGGCATCGAGAGGGCCAGCCTGGTCGGCCACCACACCGGCGGGGTCATCGCGGTCGAGGTCGCCGCCGTCCACCCCGACCGGGTGGAGAAGATCGTGCTGTCCTGCACCCCGCTGGTCGACGCCGAGGGCCGCACCCAGCGCCCCCGGGTCGACCACGCCGAGGTCCACGAGGACGGCGACCACCTGCTCGAACTGTGGCGCGCGCGCCAGCCGTACTACCCGCCGGGCCGCCCCGACCTGCTCGAAGCCTTCATCGTGGACGCGCTGACGGCCGGTACGCGCCGGCACGAGGGACACGCGGCCGTCGCGCGCTACGAGATGGAGACCAGGCTGCCGCGGCTGCGCTGCCCCGTCATGGCGGTCGGCGCCCCCGGCGACGTCGCCTACGGCGACCTGCCCCGCTGGGCCGCCGCGGTGCCCGGCATCCGCATAGAGGAGATCAAGGGCGGCATGGTGCCGCTGCCCGACCACCTCCCCGAGGAATTCACCGACGTGGTCCGCGACTTCCTGGACGCGGCATGA
- a CDS encoding hydantoinase B/oxoprolinase family protein, translating to MSTAMDNATVPAADAARDAVPAATDPITTEIIRASLVSITDEMKTNLMRTAYNLIIYEAQDFTVGLFDANGDTISVGLGLPMFVGGLSDAIKAKIAFYGPGGIKPGDILLTNDAYIMGSHLNHMIFTLPVFHEGRLVAFAASMAHWLDVGGLLGGTTTDIFAEGLQIPIVKLFKEGVQDDELTRLIATNVRFPDLAMGDLRAQVAAIRTGETRMRTLLERYGAGTVQAGITGLFDHSEELARQAVREIPDGDYRAEAYMDDDGVHTGTPVPIRVRVVVEGDTMTIDLSEMSPQVAGYFNSGATAGRSAAQVAFTCLTSPGRRPINSGSVRPLDVTLPPGTVVSATKPAAMRWWMTYPMTVVDCVFRALADVLPDGVIAGHYADLGMTHSYGVDDSTGQFFQFFGGPQGGGWGATSRADGQSATICINDGDTHNAPAEVIEAKYPMVTVEEYALREDSGGAGRNRGGLGTRIRVRMNTSARLDSWIERTSCAPWGLAGGRDALANRISVEQADGERVDFPNGKVGTRLSAGDCHVVELGGGGGYGDPYERPASRVLADVRAGYVSPAAARDSYGVAVVADGEDFRLDEAATARLREG from the coding sequence GTGAGCACCGCCATGGACAACGCCACCGTGCCCGCCGCCGACGCGGCGCGGGACGCCGTACCCGCCGCGACCGACCCGATCACCACGGAGATCATCCGCGCCTCGCTGGTCTCGATCACCGACGAGATGAAGACCAACCTGATGAGGACCGCCTACAACCTCATCATCTACGAGGCCCAGGACTTCACGGTCGGCCTCTTCGACGCCAACGGCGACACCATCTCGGTCGGCCTCGGCCTGCCGATGTTCGTCGGCGGCCTGTCCGACGCGATCAAGGCCAAGATCGCCTTCTACGGACCCGGCGGCATCAAGCCCGGCGACATCCTGCTGACCAACGACGCCTACATCATGGGCAGTCACCTCAACCACATGATCTTCACCCTGCCGGTCTTCCACGAGGGCAGGCTCGTCGCCTTCGCGGCGTCGATGGCGCACTGGCTCGACGTGGGCGGCCTGCTCGGCGGCACCACCACGGACATCTTCGCCGAGGGACTGCAGATCCCGATCGTGAAGCTGTTCAAGGAGGGCGTCCAGGACGACGAGCTGACCCGGCTGATCGCCACCAACGTCCGCTTCCCCGACCTGGCGATGGGCGACCTGCGCGCCCAGGTCGCGGCCATCCGCACCGGCGAGACCCGGATGCGCACCCTGCTGGAGCGCTACGGCGCGGGCACCGTGCAGGCCGGCATCACCGGACTGTTCGACCACAGCGAGGAGTTGGCGCGGCAGGCCGTCCGCGAGATCCCGGACGGCGACTACCGGGCCGAGGCGTACATGGACGACGACGGTGTGCACACCGGCACACCGGTGCCGATCAGGGTCCGGGTGGTGGTCGAGGGCGACACCATGACCATCGACCTGAGCGAGATGAGCCCGCAGGTCGCCGGCTACTTCAACTCGGGCGCGACTGCCGGGCGTTCGGCCGCGCAGGTGGCCTTCACCTGTCTGACCTCGCCCGGCCGGCGGCCGATCAACTCCGGCTCGGTGCGCCCCCTGGACGTGACCCTGCCGCCCGGCACGGTGGTCAGCGCCACCAAGCCTGCCGCGATGCGCTGGTGGATGACCTATCCGATGACGGTGGTGGACTGCGTCTTCCGCGCGCTGGCCGATGTGCTGCCCGACGGCGTCATCGCCGGGCACTACGCGGACCTCGGCATGACGCACAGCTACGGTGTCGACGACAGCACCGGGCAGTTCTTCCAGTTCTTCGGCGGCCCGCAGGGCGGCGGCTGGGGCGCCACCTCGCGCGCCGACGGGCAGAGCGCCACCATCTGCATCAACGACGGCGACACGCACAACGCCCCCGCCGAGGTCATCGAGGCCAAATACCCGATGGTGACCGTCGAGGAGTACGCGCTGCGCGAGGACTCCGGCGGCGCGGGACGCAACCGCGGCGGCCTCGGCACCCGGATACGGGTGCGGATGAACACCTCCGCCCGGCTGGACTCCTGGATCGAGCGGACCTCCTGCGCCCCCTGGGGCCTGGCCGGCGGCCGGGACGCGCTCGCGAACCGGATCTCCGTCGAGCAGGCCGACGGCGAGCGCGTCGACTTCCCCAACGGCAAGGTCGGCACCCGGCTGTCCGCCGGCGACTGCCATGTCGTGGAGCTGGGCGGGGGCGGCGGCTACGGGGACCCGTACGAGCGCCCGGCCTCCCGCGTGCTGGCCGATGTGCGGGCCGGCTATGTCTCGCCCGCGGCGGCCAGGGACTCCTACGGTGTGGCCGTGGTCGCCGACGGCGAGGACTTCCGGCTGGACGAGGCGGCCACCGCCCGGCTGCGGGAAGGCTGA
- a CDS encoding hydantoinase/oxoprolinase family protein, whose product MALRAAVDIGGTFTDVVTYDDLTGQLLLGKSLSTPQDMIQGVFDGLAAAGTALDELAFVIHGSTVVVNSLIERKGARTALVTTAGFRDVYEIGRINRPDAFNLAFTRHEPLIPRELIHEVAERLGAEGRVTTPLDEDQARKVARRLAAQGVEAVAVTFLHAYRDPAHEIRMGEILREELPGAYVCLSHEISREYREFERTSTAAANAFVGPLVSDYLRRLDQRLTEGGSAAPLAIMQSNGGVCDVATASSQCVQMLESGPAGGVVGTIALCEALGYREAIAFDMGGTTAKTAVIRDLTFPLASDYFLGGYRTGLPIRIPCLDIVEVGTGGGSIAWLDDARGIHVGPRSAGADPGPACYGRGGTQATITDAAVVLGHLPAGGLLAGGLELDGDAAHRAVGALAAELSLDPTATAAGVIAIGAAAMANSVRAVTTERGLDPRDFALFAYGGNGPLHISLVARELAIRKVVVPPFPAVFAALGMLMADVRRDIVQTGVRTLGTEEHIDADTAGSLEASFQELEHECAQALRDGAVRFEGLEFQRAADMRYVGQEHTVTVQVPDEPGAAALKRAFDVTHGERYGHSAPEERAQIVSLRVSAVGTLGKPDLPKIARGRDEPPAGARTGARDIVFTPAQGPVPSAVYAREALLAGNRIAGPAVVEEPTATTLLRPGDTLEVDAFGNLLLTIGQ is encoded by the coding sequence ATGGCACTGCGTGCAGCCGTCGACATCGGAGGCACCTTCACCGACGTCGTCACGTACGACGACCTCACCGGTCAGCTGCTGCTGGGCAAGTCGCTCAGCACACCGCAGGACATGATCCAGGGCGTCTTCGACGGGCTGGCCGCGGCCGGGACGGCGCTGGACGAGCTGGCGTTCGTCATCCACGGCAGCACCGTCGTGGTCAACTCGCTCATCGAGCGCAAGGGCGCCCGCACCGCCCTGGTCACCACGGCCGGCTTCCGGGACGTCTACGAGATCGGCCGGATCAACCGGCCGGACGCGTTCAACCTCGCCTTCACCCGGCACGAGCCGCTGATACCGCGCGAGTTGATTCACGAGGTGGCCGAACGGCTCGGCGCGGAAGGCCGGGTGACGACCCCGCTGGACGAGGATCAGGCCAGGAAGGTCGCCCGCCGGCTCGCCGCCCAGGGCGTCGAGGCGGTCGCCGTGACCTTCCTGCACGCCTACCGCGACCCCGCGCACGAGATCAGGATGGGTGAGATCCTCCGCGAGGAGCTGCCCGGGGCCTATGTCTGCCTGTCGCACGAGATCAGCCGCGAATACCGGGAGTTCGAGCGGACCTCGACGGCCGCGGCGAACGCCTTCGTCGGCCCGCTGGTCAGCGACTACCTGCGGCGGCTCGACCAGCGCCTCACCGAGGGCGGTTCCGCGGCGCCGCTGGCCATCATGCAGTCCAACGGCGGGGTGTGCGACGTGGCCACCGCCTCGTCGCAGTGCGTGCAGATGCTGGAGTCGGGACCGGCCGGCGGGGTGGTCGGCACCATCGCGCTGTGCGAGGCGCTCGGCTACCGCGAGGCCATCGCCTTCGACATGGGCGGCACCACCGCCAAGACGGCCGTCATCCGCGACCTGACCTTCCCGCTCGCCAGCGACTACTTCCTCGGCGGATACCGCACCGGGCTGCCGATCCGCATCCCGTGCCTGGACATCGTCGAGGTCGGCACCGGCGGCGGCAGCATCGCCTGGCTGGACGACGCCCGCGGCATCCACGTCGGCCCGCGCAGCGCGGGCGCCGACCCGGGCCCGGCCTGCTACGGCCGCGGCGGCACCCAGGCCACCATCACCGACGCGGCGGTCGTCCTCGGCCACCTGCCGGCCGGCGGCCTGCTGGCCGGCGGCCTGGAACTCGACGGCGACGCCGCCCACCGGGCGGTCGGCGCCCTCGCGGCGGAGCTGTCCCTCGACCCCACCGCCACCGCGGCCGGCGTCATCGCGATCGGCGCCGCCGCCATGGCCAACTCGGTGCGCGCGGTCACCACGGAAAGAGGCCTGGACCCGCGGGACTTCGCGCTGTTCGCCTACGGCGGCAACGGGCCGCTGCACATCTCGCTGGTGGCCCGCGAGCTGGCGATACGCAAGGTCGTCGTGCCGCCCTTCCCCGCCGTCTTCGCCGCGCTCGGCATGCTGATGGCCGACGTCCGCAGGGACATCGTGCAGACCGGGGTCCGCACCCTGGGCACCGAGGAGCACATCGACGCCGACACCGCGGGCTCGCTCGAAGCGTCCTTCCAGGAGCTGGAGCACGAGTGCGCGCAGGCGCTGCGGGACGGCGCGGTCCGCTTCGAGGGCCTGGAGTTCCAGCGTGCCGCCGACATGCGCTACGTCGGCCAGGAGCACACCGTGACCGTCCAGGTCCCCGACGAGCCGGGCGCCGCGGCGCTGAAGCGGGCCTTCGACGTCACCCACGGGGAGCGCTACGGCCACAGCGCGCCCGAGGAGCGCGCGCAGATCGTCAGCCTGCGGGTGTCCGCGGTCGGCACCCTCGGCAAGCCCGACCTGCCCAAGATCGCCCGCGGGCGGGACGAGCCCCCGGCCGGCGCCAGGACCGGCGCCCGCGACATCGTCTTCACCCCCGCGCAGGGGCCCGTCCCGTCCGCGGTCTACGCCCGCGAGGCACTGCTCGCGGGCAACAGGATCGCCGGTCCCGCCGTGGTGGAGGAGCCCACCGCCACGACGCTGCTGCGGCCCGGCGACACCCTTGAGGTCGACGCGTTCGGCAACCTCCTCCTGACGATCGGACAGTGA
- a CDS encoding ABC transporter permease encodes MTGTGQRVPTRHKFGTAGAEAVGADRPAGDPGARGAAVALAGRVGQWTAVWYLFAVLLVLLAWEIAIVVGGTPDYLLPTPVQVAKAFNTYHQPLLHHSWFTLKEILLGFFVAVAAGVLLAVPIAFSKTVERVAYPLIVMTQAVPKVALGPLFIVWFGFGLETDVIIAVSVAIFPVIVNTALGLTSIDPDLVRLGRSMGGSRMRLFWLVRLPTALPSIFAGLKVAVTFAVIGAVVGEFIVGGSGLGYLTLSASGNQNVPLLFASVIALALIGVLFYAAIDIAERVVLRHHPQSGNRG; translated from the coding sequence ATGACGGGGACCGGTCAGCGTGTTCCCACCCGGCACAAGTTCGGGACGGCCGGGGCGGAGGCGGTCGGAGCGGACCGGCCGGCCGGCGACCCCGGGGCGCGCGGCGCCGCCGTGGCGCTGGCCGGGCGGGTGGGGCAGTGGACCGCGGTGTGGTATCTCTTCGCGGTGCTGCTGGTGCTGCTCGCCTGGGAGATCGCGATCGTGGTCGGCGGCACTCCCGACTACCTGCTGCCGACTCCCGTGCAGGTGGCGAAGGCCTTCAACACCTACCACCAACCACTGCTGCACCACAGCTGGTTCACGCTGAAGGAGATCCTGCTCGGCTTCTTCGTCGCGGTGGCCGCGGGCGTCCTGCTCGCGGTGCCGATCGCCTTCTCCAAGACGGTCGAGCGGGTCGCGTACCCGCTGATCGTGATGACCCAGGCGGTGCCGAAGGTGGCGCTCGGGCCGCTGTTCATCGTGTGGTTCGGCTTCGGCCTGGAGACCGACGTCATCATCGCGGTGTCGGTGGCGATCTTCCCGGTCATCGTCAACACCGCGCTGGGCCTGACGTCCATCGACCCCGACCTGGTGCGGCTCGGCCGCTCCATGGGCGGCTCCAGGATGCGGCTGTTCTGGCTGGTGCGGCTGCCGACCGCGCTGCCGAGCATCTTCGCGGGACTGAAGGTCGCGGTCACCTTCGCGGTGATCGGCGCGGTCGTCGGCGAATTCATCGTCGGCGGCTCGGGCCTCGGCTACCTGACGCTGTCGGCCAGCGGCAACCAGAACGTGCCGCTGCTGTTCGCCTCCGTCATCGCGCTCGCCCTCATCGGCGTGCTGTTCTACGCGGCCATCGACATCGCGGAACGGGTCGTGCTGCGGCACCACCCGCAGTCCGGGAACCGTGGATGA
- a CDS encoding ABC transporter ATP-binding protein encodes MTGTAKRPPTASAGLPLRVEGLGKTFRSARGAAVRALDGIDLAIGAGEFVSILGPSGCGKSTLLAILAGLDSATDGTASVGGRPVTAPLVDAGVMFQRDLLLDWHTCEDNILMQFRMRGLATAPYRDRARELLALVGMEHAAQRYPRELSGGMRQRVAICRALVHEPPLLFLDEPFGALDALTRENLNTELAALTAHSGATVVFVTHGIDEAVFLGDRAVVMSARPGRIIADVAIDLPVPRGPQVRELPQFTAYTARLRKLLAHEVQPAAVEGARS; translated from the coding sequence ATGACCGGCACCGCTAAGCGCCCGCCCACGGCGTCCGCCGGCCTGCCGCTGCGGGTGGAAGGTCTCGGCAAGACCTTTCGCTCCGCCCGCGGCGCGGCGGTACGCGCACTGGACGGCATCGACCTGGCCATCGGCGCCGGCGAGTTCGTCAGCATCCTCGGGCCCAGCGGATGCGGCAAGAGCACCCTGCTGGCGATCCTGGCTGGCCTCGACAGCGCCACCGACGGCACCGCGTCCGTCGGCGGCCGGCCGGTGACCGCACCGCTGGTCGACGCGGGGGTGATGTTCCAGCGGGACCTGCTGCTGGACTGGCACACCTGCGAGGACAACATCCTGATGCAGTTCAGGATGCGCGGCCTGGCCACCGCCCCCTACCGCGACCGCGCCCGCGAACTGCTCGCGCTGGTCGGCATGGAGCACGCGGCGCAGCGCTATCCGCGGGAGCTGTCCGGCGGCATGCGCCAGCGGGTCGCCATCTGCCGAGCGCTGGTGCACGAACCGCCGCTGCTCTTCCTCGACGAGCCGTTCGGCGCGCTCGACGCGCTGACGCGGGAGAACCTGAACACCGAACTGGCCGCGCTCACCGCCCACTCCGGGGCGACCGTCGTCTTCGTCACGCACGGCATCGACGAGGCGGTCTTCCTGGGCGACCGCGCGGTGGTGATGTCCGCCCGGCCGGGCCGCATCATCGCCGACGTGGCGATCGACCTGCCCGTCCCGCGCGGCCCGCAGGTGCGCGAACTGCCGCAGTTCACCGCCTACACCGCGCGGCTGCGCAAGTTGCTGGCCCACGAGGTGCAGCCGGCAGCAGTGGAAGGAGCCCGATCATGA
- a CDS encoding ABC transporter substrate-binding protein, protein MIPRRTLRSAVALTVGTLLLVGASACGSDSGSGKGGKLTSVSYRGPFVTSGGDAPIYYAEKLGYFADEGLKVTIRDSKGSGQTITDVNSGGSDYGMAAAVNLVLAVGQGQPITSVATPLGLSSFGFFVPKDSGITSIKQLAGKKILVTASAQPNVFAAIAAEGLDKSAVHLVVSDPTTLGAAYAGSKDVDAVYTTQFLAATLTKRPSTFLPQSQAGYNPPDYAVLVKKSLLSSDPDQVHGFVRAVLRGYQAAAKNPQAAIDALLAKHPELNPAQAMGTLKATLPFYCSPGQLDQPFGMNANRDWVITANAMKTYAGLPGATNGSRFYANDLFSGKDPLSVATC, encoded by the coding sequence GTGATCCCACGACGCACCCTGCGCAGCGCCGTAGCACTGACGGTCGGCACTCTCCTGCTCGTCGGTGCCAGTGCCTGCGGCAGCGACTCGGGGTCGGGCAAAGGGGGCAAGCTGACCTCGGTCAGCTACCGCGGCCCGTTCGTCACCTCGGGTGGTGACGCACCGATCTACTACGCAGAGAAGCTGGGCTACTTCGCGGACGAGGGCCTCAAGGTCACGATCCGCGACAGCAAGGGCTCGGGACAGACCATCACCGACGTGAACAGCGGCGGTTCCGACTACGGCATGGCCGCCGCGGTCAACCTGGTGCTGGCCGTCGGCCAGGGCCAGCCGATCACCAGCGTCGCCACCCCGCTCGGCCTGAGCAGCTTCGGCTTCTTCGTGCCCAAGGACTCGGGCATCACCTCGATCAAGCAGCTGGCCGGCAAGAAGATCCTGGTCACCGCCTCCGCGCAGCCCAACGTCTTCGCCGCGATCGCCGCCGAGGGCCTGGACAAGTCGGCGGTGCACCTGGTGGTCTCCGACCCGACGACGCTCGGCGCCGCCTACGCCGGCTCCAAGGACGTCGACGCCGTCTACACCACGCAGTTCCTCGCGGCCACCCTGACCAAGCGGCCGTCGACCTTCCTGCCGCAGTCCCAGGCCGGCTACAACCCGCCGGACTACGCCGTGCTGGTCAAGAAGAGCCTGCTCAGCTCGGACCCCGACCAGGTGCACGGCTTCGTCCGCGCGGTGCTGCGCGGCTACCAGGCCGCCGCCAAGAACCCGCAGGCCGCCATCGACGCGCTGCTCGCCAAGCACCCGGAGCTGAACCCGGCCCAGGCGATGGGCACTTTGAAGGCGACACTGCCCTTCTACTGCTCGCCTGGACAGCTCGACCAGCCCTTCGGCATGAACGCCAACCGCGACTGGGTGATCACCGCCAACGCGATGAAGACCTACGCGGGACTGCCGGGCGCCACCAACGGCAGCCGCTTCTACGCGAATGACCTGTTCTCCGGGAAGGACCCGCTGAGTGTGGCAACGTGCTAG
- a CDS encoding fumarylacetoacetate hydrolase family protein codes for MRLTTIRWEGGTRAGRVDGDDIRLLPYSDVGALLASGPDWRASALMQSDGGRVSCADADYAPLVPHPEKVVCVGVNYRDHVAEVGLALPDHPTLFAKYSRSLIGPYDDLVLPANSDAVDWEVELGVVIGQTVRDADEEQAWQSVAGYTIVNDVSMRDWQLRTSQFLQGKTFEASTPVGPFLVTPDEVGHARALAVSCAVDSTVMQQSDTSQLIHSVGSLISYISSFITLVPGDLIATGTPAGIGGARRPPLYLAAGQTLRTAIAGLGEQANRCVAPARKPGPVHSAQGVR; via the coding sequence ATGCGACTGACGACGATCCGATGGGAAGGCGGCACCAGGGCGGGCCGGGTGGACGGGGACGACATCCGGCTGCTCCCCTACTCCGACGTCGGTGCACTGCTCGCCTCGGGTCCCGACTGGCGGGCCAGCGCGCTGATGCAGTCGGACGGCGGCCGGGTGTCGTGCGCCGACGCCGACTACGCGCCACTGGTGCCGCATCCGGAGAAGGTCGTCTGCGTCGGCGTCAACTACCGTGACCACGTCGCCGAGGTGGGCCTGGCGCTGCCCGACCACCCCACGCTGTTCGCGAAGTACAGCCGCAGCCTGATCGGCCCCTACGACGACCTAGTGCTGCCGGCCAACTCCGACGCGGTCGACTGGGAGGTCGAACTCGGCGTCGTCATCGGCCAGACGGTCAGGGACGCCGACGAGGAGCAGGCCTGGCAGTCGGTGGCCGGCTACACCATCGTCAACGACGTCTCCATGCGCGACTGGCAGCTGCGCACCTCGCAGTTCCTGCAGGGCAAGACCTTCGAGGCCTCCACCCCGGTCGGCCCCTTCCTGGTCACCCCCGACGAGGTCGGGCACGCCAGGGCACTCGCGGTGAGCTGCGCCGTGGACTCCACGGTGATGCAGCAGTCCGACACCAGCCAGCTCATCCACTCGGTCGGCAGCCTCATCTCCTACATCAGCTCCTTCATCACCCTGGTCCCCGGCGACCTGATCGCCACCGGCACCCCGGCCGGCATCGGCGGCGCCCGCCGCCCGCCGCTGTACCTGGCGGCCGGCCAGACCCTGCGCACGGCCATCGCCGGCCTCGGCGAGCAGGCCAACCGCTGCGTGGCGCCCGCCCGTAAGCCCGGCCCCGTGCACAGCGCGCAGGGGGTCAGGTGA